Proteins from a genomic interval of Gossypium hirsutum isolate 1008001.06 chromosome A09, Gossypium_hirsutum_v2.1, whole genome shotgun sequence:
- the LOC107930282 gene encoding cysteine and histidine-rich domain-containing protein RAR1, whose protein sequence is MAEQAVKLRCQRIGCNATFTEDDNPEGSCTFHTSGPIFHDGMKEWSCCKKRSHDFSLFLEIPGCKTGKHTTEKPVLNKPVATKTIPTSSPAVTLSTSATSKESCPRCSQGFFCSDHGSQPKVPNPTPAVLAKSSADVKESSPPPKKIVDINQPQTCKNKGCGKVFKEIENHESACSYHPGPAVFHDRVRGWKCCDIYVKEFDEFMTIPPCKKGWHDADPVP, encoded by the exons ATGGCGGAGCAAGCTGTTAAGCTTCGGTGCCAACGAATCGGCTGCAATGCTACCTTCACCGAAGACGATAATCCCGAGGGTTCCTGCACTTTCCACACTTCC GGT CCTATTTTTCATGATGGAATGAAAGAGTGGAGTTGTTGCAAAAAAAGAAGCCACGACTTTTCTTTATTCCTAGAAATTCCTGG GTGTAAGACAGGTAAGCACACAACCGAGAAGCCAGTGTTGAATAAGCCAGTAGCTACTAAGACGATTCCAACTTCTAGTCCTGCTGTTACTCTTTCCACCAGTGCAACATCAAAAGAATCCTGCCCTAGGTGCTCTCAGGGTTTCTTTTGCTCCGATCATG GTTCACAGCCCAAAGTACCAAACCCTACCCCAGCTGTACTGGCTAAGAGCAGTGCGGATGTTAAGGAGTCTTCTCCTCCACCAAAGAAGATAGTTGACATAAACCAGCCTCAGACTTGCAAAAATAAAGGATGTGGTAAAGTTTTCAAAGAAATAGAGAACCATGAGTCTGCATGTAGTTACCATCCCGGACCTGCTGTTTTCCACGATCGAGTGAGAGGG TGGAAGTGCTGTGACATTTATGTGAAGGAATTTGATGAGTTCATGACCATTCCACCATGCAAGAAGGGATGGCACGATGCCGATCCAGTGCCCTAA